The Lachnospiraceae bacterium KM106-2 nucleotide sequence GTTTTAGTGAAGTAATTGAATAAATACGCCTTTCATGGAAAGAATATAGAAAATATATTTTGGATCTTTTATGGAGGGAGTATAATGAGAAAGTTTAAAATAGTTGCCTACATAGTAGGAGTATTATGGTTAGTAGTTATAGTTCAATTTGTAGTTAACCTTAGTTTTCAGGATGAAAATAAAATGGCAGAAGCATTTGCCAGATCGGATGCACAAGCGGTAAAGGGAAGTGTTCGATTGGTTGGTACGTATCAGGATCGTTTCTTAACTGAGCAGGATAGAAAAGATATGATAGCCTATATTATAAGAGAAATGGGTATTAATAGTGATTTTTCAATGACAAGAAAAGAGGGCGAAAAGACCGTCACATATAGTACCTCACTTTCGAATGATCAGGCATCCATTGATTTAGAGTCTATTCATTTAGCAGATGATCAGAAAAAGACAGCTGGTAAGGAATATCTATATGTGGATTTTTCACTAGATAAGAAGGTTGGTAAGATCCTTAATTATAAGGACCAGTTAGAAAATGTTTTTGATAAGATGGATTTTACTTCTGTTCAGACAAGTGTAAAAATGGAAGGTGCTTATGAAGGAAACTTATCTACTGCAAAGAAAGAAAAGATTGTAGCAGATGCGCTTGATTATATGCAAGGAGAGACGGTTACTAAGAAAATGAATGGTGGTATTTCTACTGTTTATGCCTATACGCCATGTATTACTGACAAAGTACAGGTTGAGCAAAAAGACATTAATATGAATTTAATCTTTAATTATAACGAAGAGAACGATAAAACGTATTTTTATATGGCATCTCCGATATTAAATGAGGATTATTAGAACAATTAAGAAAAAAGCAGCACGTTTTGTAATAACTACGCGCTGCTTTTTTTATACTATTAGTAACGATTACGTCTCCGCCTTCTTCTAAAATAATCACGTCTCCGATGAATCATTTCGTTGAAGAGCATAACGGATATTAGATCTTTTAGCCAATTTGGGCGTCCATCTGCATAATAGTCTGGAAGTGGTTCTGGTGGACGACAGTTCATACCGTTGCAGTAACGGTATGGAAGTGGTTGAACTAATGGATTGAAAGATACCTCCTCTGCTTGAAGCTTTGGATTTGCAGCATCAAGTGCTTTTACTTTTTCATAAATTAGATTTGCAATAGAATCTAGGCACGTACGATCAGGTACTTCGTCGAACATACAACTGCCTTCATATTCTAGTTGATCACATTGATCCTCAACTTCGGCTAGAATAGCCTTTGCCATAGCGGGATAAATACTTTTCATATAATAGACATCTTTATCGATGTGGTCGCTATTGTCATATTGGGACATGTCAATATCGAAATTATTGTTTTGTTCCATATGAGACTCCTTAAAATACTATGTTACTATATAATATATGAGGAAGGGGAAAAGGAGTGCCAGACGTTAAATAAAAACTTGAACTTTATTGGAAAAATCAGTACAATTAACTATTATGGTATAGAGAAATATAAATTGGAGTAAAACATGGATAATAATATATATGAAGCTGTGAAAGAACAGTTAACAATAGATTTAGTAGAAGGAATTATCAGTAATTCTAGTAATAAAGAAGCTTGTCAAAAGATGAAGATTCGACCAGTTCAGATTAAAGGGGAAATTCTTTTTCAATTATCGTCTTTTTGTGGACAGAAGGTTCTTCATCAAAATTATACAAAAGAGGAGTTCTTAGAGAAACTTCCCGAACTCATCGAAGGTGAGATCACATTTCGTCAGATCGAGATTAAATCGAAGACTGCATTAGTTGTAATCCTAATTAGTAAAAAAGGAAAGGCAACTATTAAGAAGAAAACGGTAAAACAGCCAATTGCACAAAAAGAGCTGAGTCATAATAGAAGTAAGAAATATATTTTAGAACAGGGAATACCGGTGCCGTTCTTAGTTGATCTTGGGATCATGACGAAAGAAGGAACTGTTGTGAAAGCGAAGTATGATAAATACCGACAGATTAACCGTTTCCTAGAGTTTATTGAGGATGTTCTGCCAAGTCTTCCAAAGGATCGTAGAATTACAATTCTCGATTTTGGTTGTGGAAAGTCCTATCTTACCTTTGCGATGTACTACTATTTAAAGGAACTAAAACAATATAATCTTCAGATTATCGGATTAGATTTAAAGGAAGATGTTATTAAAACTTGTAATGAATTGTGTGAACGTTATGGTTATGATGAGATGCACTTTTTACAAGGAGATATTGCATCTTATAATGAAGTTGATCAGGTGGATATGGTAGTTACTCTTCATGCCTGTGATACAGCAACTGATCATGCGTTATTTAAGGCGATTAAATGGGGGGCAAGTGTAATTCTTTCCGTTCCATGTTGTCAGCACGAAGTGAATAAGCAGATGCAGAATACCCCTTTAGATACTTTATTTAAATATGGGATTATTAAAGAGAGAAGTGCAGCCTTATTTACAGATGCACTAAGAGGCAACTTACTAGAACAGTGGGGATATAAGACTCAGATGCTTGAGTTTATTGATATTGAGCATACGCCAAAGAATATTCTGATCCGTGCGATTAAAAGTAAAGATGCGAAGAAGATTGAATATAAGAGTAAAGTTCAAAAGCAGAGTCTTGGTTATCAGGAGTGCTTAGAATTCTTTGGAATCGAACCAACATTACATGTGTTATTAGAACAATACAAACAAGAATTAGAATAGATGGAAGTGATGAGAATGAAGTATGTTTATAGAGCGCTGATTTTGTTTGGTATCTTTTTATGCTCCGTATTTTTCTTTGGACGAGAAGTGACCAAGCAGACAGTTGGAAATAGAAAGACAGTTGAAATGGCGGATGCAACACATCCATTAGTAGAGATTAAGACTTCACAAGAGACGATCAATCTCATGCATGGTTATACAGGAAATCTTTCTGCTTCTAATTTTAGAGATAGTATTGTTCCGGTAAATAGCAGCAAAGAATTTACGATTGTTGTAAAAGAGAATACTTCGGAAGTTAAGAAGATTATTTATACGATCAGTGAAGTGAAAAGTGGATCCGTTGTTGAAACAGGTTCCGTTAGTGCATTAGATCAGTCAAAAAATCAGAAATCTACTAAGGTTAAGATTAAAGCGGAGTTACAACAAGGTCGAGAATACAGTCTTGCAATTACGACGGTAACAAGCACAAGTAAGAAAATTCACTTTTTTACAAGATTGAAAAGAATCGAAGATTTAAATCTAAAGGGTCAATTAGAATTTATTAAGAAGTTTCATGAGGCAACCTTTGATAAAGAGAAATTTAAAGGTTATGTTTCTTATTTAGAGGCGACACCTTCGAATGATACAAGCTCATTAGCTAAGGTAACAATCAGTTCTCCATCTGACTTAATTAGTTGGGCAGATTATAAAGTTAAGATTAAGTCTTCAGTAGTTCCAACAGTGAAAGAGATCAATTCAGAAATAATCTCTGTCGAGTTAGCCTATACAGCAGAAATTAATAAGAAGGATTATGAAGTAAATGAGTTCTATCGTATCAGATATTCTTCCTCTAGAATATATCTGTTAAGTTATCAGCGTACGGTAGAAAGTCGTTTCTCTCTTGCAGATGTAGACTTTAAAGAGAAAGAGATCAATCTTGGTATGACGAGTGAAAATCCAGATGTAACAGTTTCAGATAACGGAGAAAGAATGAGTTTTGTAGCTGACGGTTCTCTGTGGTATTACAATATGAAAGATAATAAAGCATATAGTGTATTTTCTTTTATGGATAGTGATCAAGATTATGAGAGAGAAGGATATGATCAGCATAACATCCGTATTTTGAACGTACGTGATAATGGTGAAGTGAACTTCCTTGTTTATGGATATATGAATCGTGGCGACTATGAAGGAAAGCTAGGTATTATCTTATATCGTTTCTATGAGAAAGAAGATCGTATCGAAGAGATGCTCTTTATTCCAGTAACTCAGAATTATGAAGCGTTAGAGAGCACCTTAGATAAGTTCAGCTATCTAAGTGGTCAGGATATTTACTATTTTTCAATGAATAATGTGATTTATGCATATAATATTATTACAAAAGCAAAGCAGGAGATTGCATCTAATATCGCTAAGAATAGTTTTGTGTTATCGGATACGGGACATTTTATTGCATGGCAGGATTCTAATCAGATTAAGAATTCAACAGCAATCACTATGTTAAACTTAGAGACTGGTGAGAGAAAGAAGATTAAAGCAGGATCTGGTGAACGAATCCGTGTTCTTGGAACGGTAGATGTGAATTTGATCTATGGATTTGTGGACAGCTCTAAAGTTAGTACCAAGGCAGATGGTTCTACCTTTACACCGATCAAAAAGATTGAATTAATGAGTAACGTAGGGACTGTGGTTAAGAAATATGAGAAGTCCAATTACTATGTTACAAAAGTACAGGTTAATGATAATGTAATTGAGCTTACAAGGGTTAAGGAAGGTTTGTCTGGCTATGAGAAAGCAAAAGCAGACTTTATTATGACTAAAATTCCAGAAGAATCTATTATCGTAACCGTAAAAGATAAGAAAAAGGATAAACATATAAGTGAGAGGGTAATTACACTTCCAGATGCTTTGAAGATTAAGAAGAATCCTTCTGTTGTAACAGCTAAGAATACAGTTATCACTATGGATACTGTATTACATTTATCGGATTCTGAAACATCAGGAAAACAATATTATGTAGTTGCTCTTGGACATGTTCAGAATAGCTATGATCAAGCAGGAGATGCCATTAAGAAAGCGGATAGTTTAATGGGTGTTGTAGTAGATGCAGAAGGAAATGTAATCTGGGAACGTGGCGAGATGAATGCAAGCGGCAATGTTGCTACAGTTACTGCAATTCATACAAGCAATATAGTTAATGCAAAGGGAGCTGTAACAGCAATGTTACTAAAAGCAGCAGGACAGTCCGCAAACGCAGAAAACTTAAGTAAGAAGAGTGATTCTCTCTATTCTTTAATCAATAAGAATGTTAAGGGAGGAGCTATCAATCTTACAGGCTCTAATCTAGAGCAAGCACTTTATTATGTTAGCAAGGGAAGACCGGTTGTTGCGCTAAAAGATAATAAACAGCCAGTGTTAATTACTAAATATGATAGTTTTAATGTTACATTTATAGATCCATCAACACATACAGTGAAGAAGATGGGAAGAAATTCAGCTACTGCTTACTTTAAGTCAGCAGGCAATGTATTTATCAGTTATATTAATTAAAATATAAAGGATGGTTGGAATGGACGAGAGAATTAGATTATTAGCAAAGAACTTAGTGAATTATTCGATGCAGGTGAAGAAAGGCGATAAAGTATATCTTGACTTTACTGGAGAGTCTACTAGAGATCTTGCGAAACAATTAGTAAAAGAAGTGTATCTTGCAGGAGGATTGCCTTTTCCGCATTATACAGATCAATCATTATTAAGAGAAGTTTTATTAAACTGTGATAAAGAGCAGATGGAGTTAATGGGCAGAATTGCCGCTTCTGAGATGAATGAAATGGACTGTTACGTATCGGTCCGAGGCTCTGATAATGTGAATGAGCTTGCAGATGTGCCAGCAGATAAAATGCTTTGTTATAATGTTAATTATATGACTCCCGTTCACCATGATGTTCGTGTGAAAAAGACAAGATGGGTTGTACTACGTTACCCAAATGATTCTATGGCACAACTTGCGAATACTTCAAAAGAAGCATTTGAGAATTTCTATTTTGATGTATGTAATCTCGACTACTCAAAGATGAGCAAGGCAATGGATGCATTAGTTGAGTATATGAATCGTACGGATAAAGTACGTCTTGTCGGACCAGGAACGGATCTTACATTCTCGATTAAAGATATTCCAGCCATTAAATGTGCAGGTGAAATGAATATTCCAGATGGTGAAGTGTATACAGCACCAGTTAAGAATTCTATCAACGGAACACTTAGATATAATACACCAGCTGTTTATCAAGGATTTACGTATGAAAATATTAACCTTACATTTAAGGATGGTAAGATTGTAGAAGCAACAGCCAATGATACTGCAAAGATCAACGAAGTATTTGATACCGATGATGGAGCACGTTATGTTGGAGAATTTGCAATTGGTGTAAATCCTTATATTTTGAAACCGATGAAGGATACTTTATTCGATGAGAAGATCATGGGATCTTTCCACTTTACACCGGGTAATTGTTATGACGATGCTCCAAATGGAAATAAATCAGCAATTCACTGGGATTTAGTCTGCATTCAGACTCCTGAGTTTGGTGGCGGAGAAATTTATTTTGATGATGTGCTCATTCGTAAGGATGGTAAATTTGTGATAGCAGAATTAGAAGGTTTAAATCCAGAAAACTTAAAATAATACAAAGACAGAAATGGAAGGGTAAACAATGAAAAGAGTATTTTTAATTGTACTAGATAGCGTCGGAGTTGGCGAGTTACCAGATGCAGCAGATTATAAAGATGTCGGAAGCAATACGATGAAGGCAATTTCTAAGAGTCAGTATTTTGATATTCCGAATTTGAAAAAATTAGGATTAAATCATATGGATGGAGTTACTTACCTTGGTGATGAAGATCAGCCATTTGATGGTTCTATCGTTCGTCTTGCAGAATCTTCAAAAGGAAAAGATACGACAATTGGACACTGGGAGATTGCAGGAATGATCTCAAATGAACCATTACCAACATTCCCAAATGGATTCCCAGAAGAGTTATTAAAAGAATTTGAAGCAAGAACCGGAAGAAAGGTTATTTGTAATAAACCATACTCTGGAACTAAAGTTATTGAGGATTACGGTGAAGAACATTTAAAAACAGGCGCATTGATCGTGTATACTTCAGCAGATAGTGTATTCCAGGTAGCTGCGCATGATTCTATTGTTCCACTTGAAACATTATATGAGTATTGTGAGATAGCAAGAGAACTTTGCCAAGGTAAATACGGTGTTGGCCGTGTTATCGCAAGACCATTCATTGGGGAAGTAGGTAATTTCTCTCGTACGTCAAAACGTCATGATTATTCATTACAGCCACCAAAGACAACTATGTTAGATCAGTTAAAAGAGACAGGTCATGATGTGATCGCAGTTGGTAAAATCTCTGATATCTTCGCGGGCAAAGGAATTACAAGTATGGTTCGTACTGATGGAAATGCGGATGGTATTGAGAAGACGATCGGCTATACAAAACAAGATTTTGATGGTATTTGTTTTGTAAACTTAGTTGATTTCGATATGTTATACGGACATCGAAATGATGTCGATGGCTATGCAAAAGCATTAAGTTACTTTGATTCAAAATTACCTGAAATTATGGCTGGCTTAAAAGAAGATGATATCTTAATGATCACTGCAGATCATGGTTGTGATCCAAGCACACCTTCTACAGATCACTCTAGAGAGTATACTCCCGTTATTATTTATGGTGATAAGGTGAAATCAAATAATAATATTGGAACAAGAAAGACATTTTCTGATATTGCAGCAACTATTTTGGACTATTTTGATGTAGAACAAAAGACACAAGGAGAGTCATTCCTTAAGGAAATCTTGAAATAGATAAGAGGGTATATTATTGGA carries:
- a CDS encoding aminopeptidase, whose translation is MDERIRLLAKNLVNYSMQVKKGDKVYLDFTGESTRDLAKQLVKEVYLAGGLPFPHYTDQSLLREVLLNCDKEQMELMGRIAASEMNEMDCYVSVRGSDNVNELADVPADKMLCYNVNYMTPVHHDVRVKKTRWVVLRYPNDSMAQLANTSKEAFENFYFDVCNLDYSKMSKAMDALVEYMNRTDKVRLVGPGTDLTFSIKDIPAIKCAGEMNIPDGEVYTAPVKNSINGTLRYNTPAVYQGFTYENINLTFKDGKIVEATANDTAKINEVFDTDDGARYVGEFAIGVNPYILKPMKDTLFDEKIMGSFHFTPGNCYDDAPNGNKSAIHWDLVCIQTPEFGGGEIYFDDVLIRKDGKFVIAELEGLNPENLK
- a CDS encoding phosphopentomutase, yielding MKRVFLIVLDSVGVGELPDAADYKDVGSNTMKAISKSQYFDIPNLKKLGLNHMDGVTYLGDEDQPFDGSIVRLAESSKGKDTTIGHWEIAGMISNEPLPTFPNGFPEELLKEFEARTGRKVICNKPYSGTKVIEDYGEEHLKTGALIVYTSADSVFQVAAHDSIVPLETLYEYCEIARELCQGKYGVGRVIARPFIGEVGNFSRTSKRHDYSLQPPKTTMLDQLKETGHDVIAVGKISDIFAGKGITSMVRTDGNADGIEKTIGYTKQDFDGICFVNLVDFDMLYGHRNDVDGYAKALSYFDSKLPEIMAGLKEDDILMITADHGCDPSTPSTDHSREYTPVIIYGDKVKSNNNIGTRKTFSDIAATILDYFDVEQKTQGESFLKEILK